The proteins below are encoded in one region of Geobacter sp.:
- a CDS encoding HAMP domain-containing protein: protein MKIGCLLGRSIRMQLQVMVLIVLVAVTAIIVSTGMKIRTDAVKDAENIALDLACYEALSLERFVEGTHSMLVTLAETPQVQARDVAACNRLFANILKKNPAYNSLQAALPDGSLFSSAIPLPGRVSITDRKYYRDALSYGDFSVGEYIIGRTAKKPMLNFAFPVLSPERHPIAILQAGCNLEQFSSLLQLHMMREDARLIVTDHRGTVLFRSGMGSGPIGTPDDRGPYMKMVGAATDEGVFYEDAADGGRKLHAYKRLRLSLTTRPYFFVRVEIPEERIVAGANHLLLRNLLLLVGIGIFSLFFAGLIVRRITGTLQRLVESSRQLAVGTYDISLPSSDYREVEQLNENFAAMVQAVEVREQQLEEQYEELAATEEELRQQVEAFLLSQEQLLEEKDKVRNLNQDLELRVAERTSQLERLNRELEAFSYSVSHDLRTPLRHMSGFSRIVLEDYRERLDTAGVEHLCRIVVASERMERLIDDLLELSRVVRSEMRFMDVDLGSCARTVFATLRETEPERRVDFSAQEGLIACGDPVLLNLVMENLLANAWKYTSKTEHAVIRVGKTEIDGRSAFFVSDNGAGFDMQYADRLFGAFQRLHGSEFEGTGIGLATVQRIVHRHGGEVWAEGETGKGAVFSFSIASMPRQDSSCRS, encoded by the coding sequence ATGAAGATCGGCTGCCTCCTTGGCAGGTCGATACGGATGCAACTGCAGGTCATGGTGTTGATCGTCCTGGTTGCCGTCACGGCAATCATCGTCTCCACCGGCATGAAGATACGTACCGATGCCGTCAAGGATGCGGAAAACATCGCCCTCGACCTGGCCTGCTATGAAGCGCTCTCCCTGGAGCGGTTCGTCGAGGGGACCCACAGCATGCTGGTCACGCTGGCCGAGACCCCCCAGGTGCAGGCACGGGATGTGGCAGCCTGCAATCGCCTGTTTGCCAATATCCTCAAGAAGAATCCCGCCTACAACAGCCTGCAGGCCGCATTACCCGACGGTAGCCTCTTCTCTTCCGCCATTCCGCTCCCGGGTCGGGTCTCCATCACCGACCGCAAGTATTATCGCGATGCCTTGAGCTATGGCGATTTCAGCGTTGGCGAATATATCATCGGCCGGACGGCAAAAAAGCCGATGTTGAATTTCGCCTTTCCCGTCCTTTCTCCCGAGCGTCACCCCATTGCCATTCTGCAGGCCGGCTGCAATCTGGAACAGTTCTCCTCGCTGCTGCAATTGCACATGATGCGGGAGGATGCGCGGCTGATCGTGACCGATCACCGGGGAACCGTGCTGTTTCGTTCGGGCATGGGGAGTGGCCCGATCGGTACACCGGACGACCGGGGGCCGTATATGAAGATGGTCGGGGCCGCTACCGACGAGGGGGTCTTCTACGAGGATGCAGCAGACGGGGGGAGGAAGCTCCACGCATACAAACGGCTGCGCCTCTCCCTGACAACCCGCCCCTATTTCTTCGTCAGGGTCGAGATCCCCGAAGAGCGGATCGTGGCCGGGGCCAACCACCTGCTTCTCAGGAACCTGCTGCTGCTGGTCGGCATCGGCATCTTCAGCCTGTTTTTTGCTGGCCTGATCGTACGGCGGATCACCGGCACCCTGCAGCGGCTGGTGGAGAGCAGCAGGCAGCTGGCGGTCGGCACCTATGACATATCGCTCCCTTCCTCGGATTACCGGGAGGTCGAGCAGTTGAACGAAAACTTCGCCGCCATGGTCCAGGCTGTCGAGGTGCGGGAGCAGCAGTTGGAGGAGCAATACGAGGAGCTGGCGGCGACCGAGGAGGAGCTCCGCCAGCAGGTGGAGGCATTCCTGTTGTCCCAGGAGCAGCTGCTGGAGGAGAAGGACAAGGTCCGCAACCTCAACCAGGATCTGGAGCTGCGGGTGGCGGAGCGCACCTCCCAGCTGGAGCGGCTCAACCGGGAACTGGAGGCGTTCAGCTATTCGGTTTCCCACGACCTGCGCACCCCGCTGCGCCATATGTCCGGCTTCAGCAGGATCGTGCTCGAAGACTACCGGGAGAGGCTGGATACTGCCGGGGTTGAGCACCTCTGCCGGATCGTCGTGGCGAGCGAGCGGATGGAGCGGCTGATCGACGACCTGCTGGAGCTGTCGCGGGTCGTAAGATCCGAGATGCGTTTCATGGATGTGGATCTCGGCAGTTGCGCCAGGACCGTTTTTGCCACCCTCCGCGAAACAGAGCCTGAGCGGCGGGTCGACTTTTCCGCACAGGAGGGGCTGATCGCCTGCGGCGATCCGGTGCTGCTCAACCTGGTAATGGAGAACCTGCTTGCCAATGCCTGGAAATATACCTCCAAGACTGAGCACGCCGTCATCCGGGTGGGGAAAACGGAGATCGACGGACGGTCGGCATTCTTTGTCAGCGACAATGGCGCCGGATTTGACATGCAGTATGCCGACAGGCTGTTCGGCGCGTTCCAGCGGCTCCATGGCAGCGAGTTCGAAGGGACCGGCATCGGCCTTGCCACGGTGCAGCGGATAGTCCACCGCCACGGCGGCGAGGTCTGGGCAGAAGGGGAAACCGGCAAGGGCGCGGTCTTCTCGTTCAGCATTGCCTCCATGCCCCGGCAGGATAGCTCGTGCCGCTCCTGA
- the cydD gene encoding thiol reductant ABC exporter subunit CydD: protein MQPERWLLDETLALRGELVRIVCAAVVAGVLIVVQARLLAEACHRLVIDRAQLPAIVPLTAVVALLAVGRAILAFFVERRSTAVAGRVKEQVRSRLFRRLQLLGPAGLAGEETGPLVEAVTAGVEGLEPYIARFLPQAVLAALLPPITLLAVMPAEWRGGLVLLFSAPFIPLLMVLIGRGSESLNRRQWGILSRMSGHLLDLVQGLPDLRLFGAVRREAEAVARVSAAYRQGTMAVLRVAFLSAFTLEFFATVGTAVVAVIIGFRLLGGGLSLVDGLFVLLLAPEFYLPLRNLGLSYHARMQGVAAAERIAPLLTIPPAATEGGVRTLLPGAPTVRFEGVTFRYQGERGGVSEIDLELPAGSLTALVGESGTGKTTLVRLLTGLARPEAGRVTVNGIDLAECDPAAWRAMLALVPQQSFFCTGSIRENILLGRPDADDAAIGRALAAASAANFVQRLPAGLDTLLGDRGAGLSGGELRRLALARAFLRDASLVILDEPTAGLDRENERLVGEALERLARGRTVLVISHREETIRRAGRVAVLAGGRLEQLTTPAEFLAEVGGA, encoded by the coding sequence CTGCAGCCCGAGCGATGGCTGCTCGACGAGACCTTGGCCCTGCGGGGAGAACTGGTCCGGATCGTTTGTGCGGCCGTCGTGGCCGGGGTGCTGATCGTCGTCCAGGCGCGGCTGTTGGCCGAGGCCTGTCACAGGCTGGTGATCGACCGGGCGCAGCTTCCGGCGATCGTTCCCCTAACCGCTGTCGTGGCGCTTCTGGCAGTGGGCCGCGCAATCCTGGCCTTCTTTGTGGAGCGCCGCTCCACGGCGGTTGCCGGCAGGGTGAAGGAGCAGGTGCGGAGCAGGCTCTTTCGCCGGCTCCAGCTCCTGGGGCCTGCCGGGCTCGCCGGTGAAGAGACCGGTCCGCTGGTGGAAGCGGTCACTGCCGGAGTGGAAGGGCTGGAGCCCTACATCGCCCGCTTCCTCCCCCAGGCTGTCCTGGCTGCCCTCCTTCCTCCCATTACCCTGCTGGCGGTGATGCCTGCCGAATGGCGCGGCGGGCTGGTCCTCCTCTTTTCCGCCCCCTTCATCCCTCTGCTCATGGTGCTCATCGGCCGCGGCTCGGAAAGCCTCAACCGTCGCCAGTGGGGGATACTGTCCCGGATGTCCGGGCACCTGCTGGACCTGGTGCAGGGTCTTCCCGACCTGCGGCTCTTCGGCGCGGTCCGGCGTGAGGCAGAGGCGGTGGCCCGGGTTTCGGCCGCGTATCGCCAGGGGACCATGGCGGTGCTGCGCGTCGCCTTTCTCTCCGCCTTTACCCTGGAGTTCTTCGCCACGGTCGGCACGGCCGTGGTGGCGGTGATCATCGGCTTCCGCCTGCTGGGGGGGGGGCTCTCCCTTGTCGACGGCCTGTTCGTCCTGCTGCTCGCCCCCGAGTTCTACCTGCCGCTGCGGAACCTCGGCCTCTCCTACCATGCCCGCATGCAGGGGGTGGCTGCGGCCGAGCGGATCGCGCCGCTTCTGACCATCCCCCCGGCTGCGACCGAGGGAGGGGTACGGACCCTGTTGCCGGGCGCGCCGACGGTCCGCTTCGAAGGGGTGACCTTCCGCTACCAAGGGGAGCGGGGCGGGGTGTCGGAGATCGACCTGGAGCTCCCGGCCGGCAGCCTGACCGCCCTGGTGGGTGAGAGCGGTACCGGCAAGACCACCCTGGTCCGCCTCCTTACCGGCCTGGCCAGGCCCGAAGCCGGCAGGGTCACGGTGAACGGCATCGACCTGGCCGAGTGCGATCCTGCTGCCTGGCGGGCCATGCTGGCTTTGGTGCCGCAGCAGTCGTTCTTCTGCACCGGGTCGATCCGGGAGAATATCCTTCTGGGCCGGCCGGATGCGGACGATGCGGCCATCGGGCGCGCCCTGGCCGCTGCCTCGGCCGCGAATTTCGTGCAACGCCTGCCTGCCGGCCTGGATACCCTGCTGGGGGACCGCGGCGCCGGTCTGTCCGGCGGGGAGCTGCGCCGGCTAGCCCTGGCCCGTGCCTTTTTGCGCGATGCCTCGCTGGTGATCCTGGACGAACCGACCGCCGGGCTCGATCGCGAAAACGAGCGGCTGGTGGGGGAGGCGCTGGAGCGGCTGGCCAGGGGGCGGACGGTCCTCGTCATCAGCCACCGCGAAGAGACCATCCGCCGGGCCGGACGTGTCGCAGTGCTTGCCGGCGGCCGACTGGAGCAGCTCACCACGCCGGCTGAATTCCTGGCAGAAGTGGGGGGCGCATGA
- the cydC gene encoding thiol reductant ABC exporter subunit CydC, with translation MRELLRILAVARRQWWWMVAGILLGVLVIIANTLLMAVSGWFIASMAVAGASGVPFNYFFPSAAIRGLAIVRTVGRYAERLVTHEAGFRVLADLRVWLFRRLVPQAPAGLERYAGGDVAGRLRADVDALESLYLRILAPLAVGGLSILGAVLFASFWSPAVAGVLLVFLLLAGLLLPLWGRHLAAAPGAESAELAGELRSAVTEGLLGAEELILLGAAELQAQRVDDLSARLVATQDRLGAIAGLIQAGSIACAGSGVAAVLLAGGAAVSQGGLPGPSLVMLLLFAAAAFEAAGPLAVALQSIPAAAQSARRIRALADAPEPVPDPAIPSPLPSGTGIVFHDVGCAYDPALPVLQRFSLGVGEGERVALTGPSGIGKSTVAEVLLRFRAYTGSIAVGGVEISDMASDDLRSLIAAVPQRPHLFNGTIRENILLGNPAADAETLRTAVADAGLADWIAGLPQGLETPVGEGGSAVSGGEAQRIALARALLKDAPILLLDEPTEGLDAATERLVVARLADRTRGKTVLVITHRPACLALADRVVLLSPCS, from the coding sequence ATGAGGGAGCTCCTGCGCATCCTCGCGGTTGCCCGACGCCAGTGGTGGTGGATGGTGGCCGGCATCCTGCTCGGGGTGCTGGTCATTATCGCCAATACCCTCCTGATGGCGGTTTCCGGCTGGTTCATCGCCTCCATGGCGGTTGCCGGGGCGAGCGGTGTGCCGTTCAACTATTTCTTCCCCTCCGCTGCCATCCGCGGCCTGGCCATTGTCCGGACCGTCGGCCGCTATGCCGAGCGGCTGGTAACCCACGAGGCAGGCTTCAGGGTGCTGGCCGACCTGCGGGTCTGGCTGTTCCGGCGGCTGGTCCCCCAGGCCCCGGCCGGGCTGGAACGGTACGCCGGCGGGGACGTGGCCGGCAGGCTGCGCGCCGACGTGGATGCCCTGGAGTCCCTCTACCTGCGCATCCTGGCTCCGCTGGCGGTCGGCGGCCTCTCGATCCTCGGGGCGGTGCTGTTCGCCTCTTTCTGGAGCCCGGCAGTGGCGGGCGTCCTGCTGGTCTTTCTCCTTCTGGCCGGTCTGCTGCTCCCCCTCTGGGGCAGGCATCTCGCTGCCGCACCCGGCGCGGAGTCGGCAGAGCTGGCCGGCGAACTCCGCAGTGCAGTGACCGAGGGGCTTTTGGGGGCGGAGGAGCTGATCCTGCTCGGTGCCGCAGAGCTGCAGGCGCAAAGGGTCGACGATCTCTCCGCGCGGCTCGTTGCCACGCAGGACCGGCTGGGGGCAATCGCCGGCCTGATCCAGGCGGGAAGCATCGCCTGCGCCGGGTCCGGCGTTGCCGCGGTCCTGTTGGCCGGGGGAGCGGCGGTGAGCCAGGGAGGGCTGCCCGGCCCGTCGCTGGTCATGCTGCTCCTGTTCGCGGCTGCCGCCTTCGAGGCTGCCGGTCCGCTCGCGGTTGCGCTGCAGTCGATCCCGGCTGCAGCCCAGTCTGCCCGGCGGATCAGGGCGCTGGCCGATGCCCCGGAGCCGGTTCCCGATCCCGCGATCCCCTCTCCCCTGCCGTCCGGCACCGGCATTGTCTTTCACGACGTGGGCTGCGCCTACGACCCGGCCCTGCCGGTGCTGCAGCGGTTCAGCCTGGGGGTCGGGGAGGGGGAGCGGGTAGCGCTGACCGGCCCGAGCGGCATCGGCAAGAGCACGGTCGCCGAGGTGCTGCTCCGCTTCCGTGCCTATACCGGCAGCATCGCTGTCGGCGGGGTCGAGATCAGCGACATGGCGAGCGACGATCTGCGCAGCCTGATCGCCGCGGTCCCCCAGCGGCCCCACCTCTTCAACGGCACCATCCGGGAGAACATCCTGCTGGGCAATCCCGCAGCAGATGCGGAGACGCTCAGGACAGCGGTCGCGGATGCCGGCCTGGCTGACTGGATTGCCGGGCTCCCCCAGGGGCTGGAGACCCCGGTGGGTGAGGGGGGGAGCGCCGTGTCGGGTGGTGAGGCGCAGCGGATAGCCCTGGCCCGGGCGCTTCTGAAGGATGCGCCGATTCTGCTCCTGGACGAGCCGACCGAGGGGCTGGATGCCGCTACCGAGCGCTTGGTCGTGGCGCGGCTCGCTGACCGGACCAGGGGGAAGACCGTGCTGGTCATCACCCACCGGCCCGCCTGCCTGGCTTTGGCCGACCGGGTAGTCCTCCTTTCCCCTTGTTCGTAG
- a CDS encoding AAA family ATPase, translating to MTLKYLNPPQREAVLHGEGPLLILAGAGSGKTRVIVHRIVHLIRERGVLPWQILAVTFTNKAAGEMRDRVEKSLGPGELPLISTFHSTCARILRREIHHLGYDSTFAIYDDGDSEKILKEIIAGLNLDEKRFTPRSLAAAIDDCKNNGRFPADIPADFSHAVLARVYTAYQERLKKCNALDFGDLLLLTVQLFEQEPAVLERYRDRWRWLLVDEYQDTNAIQYRLVQLLAGERRNLCVVGDDDQSIYRWRGADIRNILDFEKDFPGVTVVKLEQNYRSTRTILGAAGAVVAKNRGRKAKTLWTDNLEGEPIVYRRLESEREEARFVCREIARHQRQGTLLDEVAVFYRTNAQSRPVEDALVADGIPYRMVGGTRFYERMEVKDILAYLKLLVNPADEVALRRVINTPPRGIGHATMEKVAEVAATTGITLFQAVCRASEGGMLAAGPRGKLAGFVALVDGFVALLDALSLEELTARIIRETGYEARLKEERSDEASDRLANLQELLAAMAEFEQGADEKGVAPFLEQVALISDLERGEKGRDCVTLMTLHAAKGLEFPLVFMVGMEERLFPHVRSLDDPDQMEEERRLCYVGMTRAMRRLYLTNARRRRVFGQDQMNPPSRFIGDVPRELLDLEDEAPREWGTPDQGRAWNALPTGSSREESPGHNLGAVFDRMEEDAGPPEVEVVPDEPSEVVLGMKVRHVKFGVGTIRRIEGIGNEQKVIVWFNSVGPKKLLVRFAGLERVL from the coding sequence ATGACTCTGAAATATCTCAATCCACCCCAGCGCGAAGCGGTCCTCCATGGCGAGGGGCCGCTCCTCATCCTCGCCGGCGCCGGTTCGGGCAAGACCCGCGTCATTGTCCACCGGATCGTCCACCTGATCCGCGAGCGGGGCGTCCTCCCCTGGCAGATCCTGGCGGTCACCTTCACCAACAAGGCAGCCGGCGAGATGCGCGACCGGGTGGAAAAGTCGCTTGGTCCGGGGGAACTGCCGCTCATCTCCACCTTCCACTCCACCTGCGCCCGCATCCTGCGCCGCGAGATTCACCATCTCGGCTATGACAGCACTTTTGCCATCTATGACGACGGCGACAGCGAGAAGATCCTCAAGGAGATCATCGCCGGGCTGAACCTGGACGAAAAGCGCTTTACCCCCCGTTCCCTGGCTGCTGCCATCGACGATTGCAAGAACAACGGCAGGTTTCCCGCCGATATCCCCGCCGACTTCAGCCATGCGGTCCTTGCCAGGGTCTACACGGCCTACCAGGAGCGGCTGAAAAAGTGCAACGCCCTCGATTTCGGCGACCTGCTGCTGTTGACGGTGCAGCTGTTCGAGCAGGAGCCGGCGGTGCTGGAGCGCTACCGCGACCGCTGGCGCTGGCTGCTGGTGGACGAATACCAGGACACCAACGCCATCCAGTACCGGCTGGTGCAGCTTCTGGCCGGGGAGCGGCGCAACCTGTGCGTTGTCGGCGACGACGACCAGTCCATCTACCGCTGGCGCGGGGCCGACATCCGCAACATCCTCGATTTCGAGAAGGACTTTCCCGGTGTCACGGTGGTGAAGCTGGAGCAGAACTACCGCTCCACCCGGACCATCCTCGGCGCTGCCGGTGCCGTGGTGGCCAAGAACCGGGGCCGCAAGGCCAAGACCCTCTGGACGGACAACCTGGAAGGGGAGCCGATCGTCTACCGCCGCCTGGAGAGCGAGCGGGAGGAGGCACGTTTCGTCTGCCGCGAGATCGCGCGTCATCAGCGGCAGGGGACCCTGCTCGACGAGGTGGCGGTCTTTTACCGGACCAATGCCCAGTCGCGGCCGGTTGAAGACGCCCTGGTCGCCGACGGGATACCGTACCGCATGGTCGGCGGGACCCGATTCTACGAGCGGATGGAGGTGAAGGATATCCTCGCCTACCTGAAGCTGCTGGTCAATCCGGCCGACGAGGTGGCGCTGAGAAGGGTGATCAATACCCCGCCACGGGGGATCGGTCACGCCACCATGGAGAAGGTGGCGGAGGTGGCGGCCACGACGGGGATCACCCTGTTCCAGGCGGTGTGCAGGGCAAGCGAAGGAGGGATGCTGGCAGCAGGCCCGCGGGGGAAGCTCGCCGGGTTCGTCGCCCTGGTGGACGGCTTTGTCGCCCTGCTCGATGCGCTCTCCCTGGAAGAGCTGACCGCCAGGATCATCCGGGAGACCGGTTACGAGGCCAGGCTGAAGGAGGAGCGGAGCGACGAGGCGAGCGACCGCCTCGCGAACCTGCAGGAATTGCTGGCTGCCATGGCCGAGTTCGAGCAGGGTGCCGACGAGAAGGGGGTTGCCCCCTTCCTGGAGCAGGTGGCGCTTATCTCCGACCTGGAGCGGGGGGAGAAGGGGCGCGACTGCGTGACCCTGATGACCCTCCATGCGGCCAAGGGGCTGGAGTTCCCCCTGGTCTTCATGGTCGGCATGGAGGAGCGGCTCTTTCCCCATGTCCGCTCCCTGGACGACCCCGACCAGATGGAGGAGGAGCGGCGGCTCTGCTATGTCGGCATGACCCGGGCCATGCGCCGTCTCTACCTCACCAATGCCCGCCGCCGGCGGGTCTTTGGCCAGGACCAGATGAACCCGCCGTCCCGGTTCATCGGCGACGTTCCCCGCGAACTCCTCGACCTGGAGGACGAAGCCCCGAGGGAATGGGGGACTCCGGACCAGGGCCGGGCATGGAACGCCTTGCCAACGGGGAGCAGCAGGGAAGAGAGTCCCGGTCACAACCTGGGAGCGGTGTTTGACCGGATGGAGGAGGATGCGGGTCCGCCGGAGGTGGAGGTGGTCCCCGACGAGCCGAGCGAGGTCGTGCTGGGGATGAAGGTGCGTCACGTCAAGTTCGGCGTCGGCACCATCCGCCGCATCGAGGGGATTGGCAACGAGCAGAAGGTGATCGTCTGGTTCAACTCCGTGGGGCCCAAGAAACTGCTGGTCAGGTTCGCCGGCCTGGAACGGGTCCTGTAG
- a CDS encoding HAMP domain-containing protein: MSIIFVRRSYYMRLTIKKKLGGLTIFTMLVFAIITGLSAFVITNLINKNEQLVNEEVAQVNAAMDAQDRLGLAVQAYKDYLLRKDDKYVQGFRTRVGEIDKSLADYLKNASGEEKALGDKAVALMDDYRKSIDALVAARSTSDDIAAVDRSIKGVDKPLRLALDEMEKVASASFEKARAEATATAHKLLILQIVCAVVAALLLMLASVAIMRGIFRALKAIGESVQRIAGGDLTQKAEIVSDDELGDMGRDFNRMVDSMSNMIATISSTSAQLAAAANQLQGTAVQIATGAEEVASQAGTVATAAEEMSATSGDIAQNCQAAAEGGYRANSTATAGAEVVNATVQVMNRIAGRVHETARSVESLGSRSDQIGEIIGTIEDIADQTNLLALNAAIEAARAGEQGRGFAVVADEVRALAERTTKATREIGDMIKAIQSETKSAVTAMEEGVQEVESGTTEAARSGQSLQAILEQINTVTMQVNQIATAAEEQTATTGEITSNIHQITEIVQETARGAQESATAAAQLAGLATELQRLVGQFRLAA; the protein is encoded by the coding sequence ATGTCAATAATATTTGTACGGAGGTCGTACTACATGCGGTTAACCATAAAGAAGAAACTGGGGGGGCTGACCATCTTCACCATGCTGGTCTTTGCAATCATCACCGGTCTTTCGGCATTCGTCATCACCAACCTGATCAACAAGAACGAACAGCTCGTCAACGAGGAAGTTGCGCAGGTGAATGCCGCCATGGATGCGCAGGACAGATTGGGCCTTGCCGTTCAAGCGTATAAGGATTACCTGCTCCGCAAGGACGACAAGTACGTGCAGGGGTTCCGCACACGGGTCGGCGAGATCGACAAAAGCCTTGCCGATTACCTGAAGAATGCCTCGGGCGAAGAAAAGGCCCTTGGCGACAAGGCTGTTGCCCTGATGGATGACTATCGCAAGAGCATCGATGCACTCGTGGCGGCGCGGAGCACAAGCGACGACATTGCCGCGGTTGATCGGAGCATCAAGGGTGTCGACAAGCCGTTGCGCCTTGCCCTGGATGAAATGGAAAAGGTTGCCAGTGCCAGTTTCGAGAAAGCTCGCGCAGAAGCCACGGCAACCGCTCACAAGCTGTTGATCCTGCAGATCGTCTGCGCCGTTGTTGCCGCTCTGCTGCTGATGCTGGCCAGTGTGGCCATCATGCGGGGGATCTTCCGCGCATTGAAGGCAATCGGTGAGTCGGTGCAGCGGATTGCCGGCGGTGACCTGACGCAAAAGGCGGAGATCGTTTCCGACGACGAGCTGGGGGACATGGGGCGCGATTTCAACCGGATGGTGGACAGCATGAGCAACATGATCGCCACCATTAGCAGCACGTCGGCACAGCTTGCCGCAGCGGCCAACCAGCTGCAGGGGACGGCCGTGCAGATCGCAACCGGTGCCGAAGAGGTGGCGTCCCAGGCCGGGACCGTGGCAACGGCTGCTGAGGAGATGTCGGCCACCTCCGGCGACATTGCCCAGAACTGTCAGGCAGCGGCCGAAGGGGGGTACCGGGCCAACAGCACCGCCACTGCCGGTGCCGAGGTGGTGAACGCCACCGTGCAGGTCATGAACCGGATCGCCGGCAGGGTGCACGAGACCGCCAGGAGCGTGGAGAGCCTGGGGTCACGGAGCGACCAGATCGGCGAGATCATCGGCACTATCGAGGACATTGCCGACCAGACCAACCTCTTGGCATTGAACGCTGCCATCGAGGCGGCCAGGGCCGGCGAGCAGGGGCGCGGTTTTGCGGTGGTAGCCGACGAGGTGCGGGCTCTGGCCGAGCGGACCACCAAGGCGACCCGCGAGATCGGCGATATGATCAAGGCTATCCAGAGCGAGACCAAGAGCGCCGTGACAGCCATGGAAGAAGGTGTCCAGGAAGTGGAGAGCGGCACTACCGAGGCTGCCCGCTCTGGTCAGTCACTGCAGGCGATCTTGGAGCAGATCAATACGGTGACCATGCAGGTCAACCAGATCGCCACCGCTGCCGAGGAGCAGACCGCCACTACCGGGGAGATCACCAGCAATATCCACCAGATCACCGAGATTGTGCAGGAGACCGCACGGGGTGCCCAGGAGTCGGCCACTGCAGCCGCGCAACTTGCCGGCCTTGCCACGGAACTGCAGCGCCTGGTGGGGCAGTTCAGGCTGGCAGCATAG
- a CDS encoding PilZ domain-containing protein — protein MAGRSFSRLPIHLEATITYNDTVIEGSLENISLKGVFVRTTQQIPQDGTVTITIYHHSKDRRICRMNARVIRVTPEGVALELEKTLLDCE, from the coding sequence ATGGCAGGGCGCAGCTTTTCACGACTTCCCATCCACCTGGAAGCGACCATCACCTACAACGACACGGTGATCGAGGGTTCACTTGAAAACATCAGCCTGAAGGGCGTTTTCGTCAGGACCACCCAGCAGATCCCCCAGGACGGCACCGTAACCATCACCATCTACCACCACTCCAAGGACCGCCGGATATGCCGGATGAACGCCAGGGTCATCAGGGTGACCCCTGAAGGGGTGGCACTGGAACTGGAAAAGACCCTTCTCGACTGCGAATAA
- the tatA gene encoding twin-arginine translocase TatA/TatE family subunit produces MFGFGMPELLIILVIVLVVFGAGRLPEIGSALGKSIKNFKKASDAKEEIEIKPRKDSDSTKNS; encoded by the coding sequence ATGTTCGGTTTCGGCATGCCAGAATTGCTCATTATCCTTGTCATCGTCCTGGTGGTTTTCGGCGCCGGCCGACTCCCCGAGATCGGCAGCGCCCTGGGCAAGAGCATCAAGAACTTCAAGAAGGCATCGGATGCAAAGGAAGAGATCGAGATCAAACCCCGCAAAGACTCGGACAGCACCAAGAACAGCTGA